Proteins encoded together in one Salarchaeum sp. JOR-1 window:
- a CDS encoding ammonium transporter — protein sequence MDAIVTGVNLLWVLVVTFLIFFMHAGFAMLEAGQVRAKNVANQLTKNLLTWSVGVLVFFLVGAAVSTIAGTLTSGGSPDIAGAFSSTFSPDGVNAWVSWLFGAVFAMTAATIVSGAVAGRAKLRTYVAYTIVLAAVIYPVVAGISWGSSGLLVDLGFHDFAGGMVVHGMGGVAGLVAAWVIGPRMNRFEADGTVNVIPGHSITFAVLGTLVLAFGWYGFNVGTAASVLEITDDGTLQLAAFATVGRVALTTTLAMAAGAVGAGLVSVLKTGKVDTLYVANGLLAGLVGITGITDATVWPGAIAVGLLAGAQLPVVFELVEKKLRIDDVCAVFPVHGSAGILGALAFPFVAVDTWQGGFDAAFLTDALVAQVVGVVVIVAWTAALTAVVFGAARSLGQARVSEDHEREGLDVSEHGVETYPEFGREGGIRTDGGVDLPETKPIADGGEDDGLELDSDAEIELVMSVIRPDRLSDVKTALAEIGAPSLTVTNVSGRGSQPAKTGQWRGEEYTVDLHQKVKVECVVADIPTADVVEAIADAAHTGEKGDGKVFVLPVADAYQVRTGKTGPDAV from the coding sequence ATGGACGCCATCGTGACCGGCGTCAACCTCCTGTGGGTGCTCGTCGTGACGTTCCTCATCTTCTTCATGCACGCCGGCTTCGCGATGCTCGAAGCCGGACAGGTGCGCGCGAAGAACGTCGCGAACCAGCTCACCAAGAACCTCCTCACGTGGAGCGTCGGCGTGCTCGTGTTCTTCCTCGTCGGCGCCGCCGTCTCTACCATTGCCGGCACGCTCACCTCCGGCGGAAGCCCGGACATCGCCGGCGCGTTCTCGAGCACCTTCTCGCCCGACGGCGTGAACGCGTGGGTGAGCTGGCTGTTCGGCGCGGTGTTCGCGATGACCGCCGCGACCATCGTCTCCGGCGCGGTCGCCGGGCGCGCGAAACTCCGCACGTACGTCGCGTACACCATCGTGCTCGCCGCCGTCATCTACCCCGTCGTCGCCGGCATCTCCTGGGGGAGCTCCGGCCTCCTCGTCGACCTCGGATTCCACGACTTCGCCGGCGGCATGGTCGTCCACGGCATGGGCGGCGTCGCCGGCCTCGTCGCCGCGTGGGTCATCGGCCCGCGCATGAACCGCTTCGAGGCCGACGGCACCGTGAACGTCATCCCCGGCCACTCCATCACGTTCGCCGTGCTCGGCACGCTCGTCCTCGCGTTCGGCTGGTACGGCTTCAACGTCGGCACCGCCGCGAGCGTCCTCGAAATCACGGACGACGGCACGCTCCAGCTCGCCGCGTTCGCGACGGTGGGGCGGGTCGCACTCACGACGACGCTCGCGATGGCCGCCGGCGCGGTCGGCGCGGGCCTCGTCTCCGTTCTGAAGACGGGGAAGGTCGACACGCTCTACGTCGCGAACGGCCTGCTCGCCGGCCTCGTCGGCATCACGGGCATCACGGACGCGACCGTCTGGCCGGGCGCAATCGCCGTCGGCCTGCTCGCCGGCGCGCAACTCCCGGTCGTCTTCGAACTCGTGGAGAAGAAACTGCGCATCGACGACGTGTGCGCCGTCTTCCCCGTTCACGGGTCTGCGGGCATCCTCGGCGCGCTCGCGTTCCCGTTCGTCGCCGTCGACACGTGGCAGGGCGGCTTCGACGCAGCGTTCCTCACCGACGCGCTCGTCGCGCAGGTCGTCGGCGTCGTCGTCATCGTCGCGTGGACCGCCGCGCTCACCGCGGTCGTCTTCGGCGCGGCGCGCTCCCTCGGACAGGCCCGCGTCAGCGAAGACCACGAACGCGAGGGGCTCGACGTGTCCGAACACGGCGTCGAAACCTACCCCGAGTTCGGCCGCGAAGGCGGTATCCGCACCGACGGCGGCGTCGACCTCCCCGAAACGAAGCCCATCGCGGATGGCGGAGAAGACGACGGACTCGAGCTCGACTCGGACGCAGAAATCGAGCTCGTGATGTCGGTCATTCGGCCCGACCGCCTGAGCGACGTGAAGACCGCGCTCGCCGAGATCGGCGCGCCGTCGCTCACCGTCACGAACGTCTCCGGGCGCGGCAGTCAGCCCGCGAAGACCGGGCAGTGGCGCGGCGAGGAGTACACGGTCGACCTCCACCAGAAGGTCAAAGTCGAGTGCGTCGTCGCCGACATTCCCACGGCGGACGTGGTGGAAGCCATCGCGGACGCGGCGCACACGGGCGAGAAGGGAGACGGGAAGGTGTTCGTCCTCCCCGTCGCCGACGCCTACCAGGTTCGGACAGGGAAGACCGGCCCGGACGCGGTCTGA
- a CDS encoding energy-coupling factor transporter transmembrane protein EcfT — protein MLTHEPGDSLGHRLDPRSKLALQAGFAAAAFAHTTLRGLLALSALAVAATLACALSPRAALREYLAVLPFLVLAPVIQALTWGAPWFVLADAVQPALASWRTLLLLLLAAAYVHTTPVSESRAAVAWLVPGRVGRLLGVGVGLVFRFLPLLQRDVRRLRDASRARLGDQRSVRDRVRLVGVGGLRRALQRADRLALALRARCLSYNPTPPPLAFAARDWLALTATLLLAASAYADPLAAAAT, from the coding sequence GTGCTGACCCACGAACCCGGCGACTCGCTCGGGCATCGCCTCGACCCCCGGTCGAAACTCGCGCTCCAGGCCGGGTTCGCCGCCGCCGCGTTCGCCCACACGACACTCCGGGGGTTGCTCGCGCTCTCCGCGCTCGCCGTCGCCGCGACGCTCGCGTGCGCGCTCTCCCCCCGCGCGGCGCTCCGCGAGTACCTCGCCGTCCTCCCATTCCTCGTGCTCGCGCCCGTGATTCAGGCGCTCACGTGGGGCGCACCCTGGTTCGTTCTCGCGGACGCCGTCCAGCCCGCGCTCGCGTCGTGGCGGACGCTCCTCCTCCTCCTGCTCGCCGCCGCCTACGTCCACACCACACCCGTATCGGAGTCGCGGGCCGCGGTCGCCTGGCTCGTCCCCGGACGCGTGGGGCGGTTGCTCGGCGTCGGCGTCGGCCTCGTCTTCCGCTTCCTTCCGCTCCTCCAGCGCGACGTGCGACGGCTCCGGGACGCCTCGCGCGCCCGACTCGGCGACCAGCGCAGCGTCCGCGACCGCGTGCGCCTCGTCGGCGTCGGCGGCCTCCGGCGCGCCCTCCAGCGCGCCGACCGCCTCGCGCTCGCCCTGCGCGCGCGCTGTCTCTCCTACAACCCCACGCCGCCCCCGCTGGCGTTCGCAGCGCGGGACTGGCTCGCCCTCACCGCCACTCTCCTGCTCGCCGCGAGCGCGTACGCCGACCCGCTCGCCGCGGCCGCCACGTGA
- a CDS encoding MFS transporter: MSSRSQFYALYLARFAAGFGIATVSILLPFYVDALRASDFMAGLFYTAFTLVQTLAVVPLAYWGDSGDKRRVLLACLALGVLTYAGFGFVASTTGVLVARGFQGVLATGMGLLTLGMVGELATGATRANHIGKANASRFAASILGMFSAALLYQGFGFAAAYVPVVALFFLTFLAVLAVLDPDDTRVPGFPFSDLALNRRILTLTSFRAPYAVAVTLTRSWLALFAGVTVARGGLGYAPIVVTLVLTAEKFTNMLCQPFTGRLSDRFGRSLFVFAGGLTYGVVALLVPFTPAIGSALGVPTAFPYLGELSAAFLPLVLLNGLLGVADSVREPASMALFADEGSDGDGVASSFGVRELVWRPGSVLAPLLGGWAWSAYGMDAVFYIGGASAVLAAFLFLAVLASSHGPRALTEW, translated from the coding sequence GTGTCCTCTCGCAGCCAGTTCTACGCGCTCTACCTCGCGCGGTTCGCCGCCGGGTTCGGCATCGCGACTGTCTCCATCCTCCTCCCGTTCTACGTCGACGCCCTCCGGGCGTCCGACTTCATGGCCGGCCTGTTCTACACCGCCTTCACGCTCGTGCAGACGCTCGCCGTCGTCCCGCTCGCCTACTGGGGCGACAGCGGCGACAAGCGCCGCGTCCTCCTCGCCTGCCTCGCGCTCGGCGTCCTCACCTACGCCGGGTTCGGGTTCGTCGCGTCCACCACCGGCGTCCTCGTCGCGCGCGGCTTCCAGGGCGTCCTCGCCACCGGCATGGGCCTCCTCACGCTCGGCATGGTCGGCGAACTCGCGACGGGCGCGACCCGCGCGAACCACATCGGGAAGGCGAACGCCAGCCGGTTCGCCGCGTCCATCCTCGGCATGTTCAGCGCCGCCCTCCTCTACCAGGGCTTCGGGTTCGCCGCCGCCTACGTCCCCGTCGTCGCCCTGTTCTTCCTCACCTTCCTCGCCGTGCTCGCCGTCCTCGACCCCGACGACACCCGCGTCCCCGGCTTCCCGTTCAGCGACCTCGCGCTCAACCGCCGCATCCTCACCCTCACGTCCTTCCGCGCGCCCTACGCCGTCGCCGTCACCCTCACCCGCTCGTGGCTCGCGCTCTTCGCCGGCGTCACCGTCGCCCGCGGCGGCCTCGGCTACGCGCCCATCGTCGTCACGCTCGTCCTCACCGCGGAGAAGTTCACGAACATGCTCTGCCAGCCGTTCACCGGCCGCCTGAGCGACCGGTTCGGCCGCTCGCTCTTCGTGTTCGCCGGCGGCCTCACCTACGGCGTCGTCGCCCTCCTCGTCCCGTTCACGCCCGCCATCGGGAGCGCGCTCGGCGTCCCCACCGCCTTCCCCTACCTCGGCGAACTCAGCGCCGCCTTCCTTCCCCTCGTCCTCCTGAACGGCCTGCTCGGCGTCGCGGACAGCGTCCGCGAACCCGCGAGCATGGCCCTGTTCGCCGACGAGGGCTCCGACGGCGACGGCGTCGCGTCCAGCTTCGGCGTCCGCGAACTCGTCTGGCGGCCCGGCAGCGTCCTCGCCCCTCTCCTCGGCGGCTGGGCGTGGAGCGCGTACGGCATGGACGCCGTCTTCTACATCGGCGGCGCGTCCGCCGTCCTCGCCGCGTTCCTCTTCCTCGCTGTGCTCGCGTCCTCTCACGGCCCGCGCGCGCTCACCGAGTGGTAA
- a CDS encoding energy-coupling factor ABC transporter ATP-binding protein, translating to MISADSLVHEYGGTRALDGVTLDISDGEFVVVAGANGSGKTTLVRHFNGLLEPDAGDVRVNGTPVADDLVAARASVGMVFQDPRDQFVAGTVREDVAFGPENLGLPREEIEERVAAALDAVNMTGRGDDLLSRLSGGEQERVAIAGVLAMRPDHVVLDEPFTGLDQPARESVLARLDALHDAGTSLVVVTHDLRDVFERADRVCLISEGRVLADGAPDDVRDRLSAASVRDPC from the coding sequence ATGATCTCCGCCGACTCGCTCGTCCACGAGTACGGGGGAACGCGGGCGCTCGACGGCGTCACCCTCGACATTTCGGACGGAGAGTTCGTCGTCGTCGCCGGCGCGAACGGCAGCGGGAAGACCACGCTCGTCCGGCACTTCAACGGCCTGCTCGAACCGGACGCGGGCGACGTGCGCGTGAACGGCACGCCGGTCGCGGACGACCTCGTCGCGGCGCGCGCGAGCGTCGGGATGGTGTTCCAGGATCCCCGCGACCAGTTCGTCGCCGGCACCGTCCGGGAAGACGTGGCGTTCGGCCCGGAGAACCTCGGCCTCCCCCGCGAGGAAATCGAGGAGCGCGTCGCGGCGGCGCTCGACGCCGTGAACATGACGGGGCGGGGCGACGACCTCCTGAGCCGGCTCTCGGGCGGCGAGCAGGAGCGCGTCGCCATCGCGGGCGTGCTGGCGATGCGGCCCGACCACGTCGTGCTCGACGAACCGTTCACCGGTCTCGACCAGCCCGCGCGGGAGAGCGTGCTCGCCCGCCTCGACGCCCTCCACGACGCCGGGACGAGTCTCGTCGTCGTCACCCACGACCTCCGGGACGTGTTCGAGCGCGCCGACCGCGTCTGCCTCATCTCCGAGGGACGGGTGCTCGCGGACGGCGCGCCCGACGACGTGCGCGACAGACTCTCCGCGGCGAGCGTGCGCGACCCGTGCTGA
- a CDS encoding heterodisulfide reductase-related iron-sulfur binding cluster: MSLLAQASDVTRPTFWRIGHVGEALFYYLAAVAIAVFLYGVYDRFARYTRGSEEPRERVNDLASRVVSAAKIVASNEKQFDRDRYAGVMHLFILWGFLTLLIGTTILAIDMDIWTKALGQPSFWTGDFYIAYSFVMDALGLLFVVGVGMALYRRYWAKTDRLYGKHTSAEDGLFLWTLFALGVGGYLQEGVRILGTSATRDVSFETASFVGWFTKDVLQLVGVTPEMASAAYAPLWWSHALLALAFIATIPYAKPFHMISSFANVVTRDEDAGSRLPRVPEDASPDEIGASDIDDFSWKQLLDHDACTKCGRCSSVCPAKASGRPLDPRDVILDLKNYRESLDSGDGEEKAIVADGGTSVIDSSTMESCMSCMACMDACPVDIEHVTQFTEMNRRLTESGQMDENVQETMMDLFQNGNSFGDPARKRPDWVEDLDFDVPDAREQEVEFLWYVGDYPSYDERNKKVARSLARIFHESNVSYGILYEDEQNDGNDVRRVGEEGLFEMLAEDNIEAFESCDYEKIVTTDPHSYNTFSNEYDQFGFENTDAVYHYTQVVEELVTNDRLGLSGTELDDTVTYHDPCHLGRYNGEFEAPREVIRATGVTLDEMPRNRANSFCCGGGGGGLWMDFDEEPKPSEERIREALEDTDAGSGVDRFVVACPMCMTMYEDGRKTGSFEDQIEITDIAELVVEALAAR, translated from the coding sequence ATGTCACTACTCGCGCAGGCGTCGGACGTGACCCGTCCGACATTCTGGCGCATCGGCCACGTCGGCGAGGCCCTGTTCTACTACCTCGCCGCCGTCGCCATCGCCGTCTTCCTGTACGGCGTCTACGACCGGTTCGCGCGCTACACCCGGGGAAGCGAGGAACCCCGCGAGCGCGTGAACGACCTCGCGAGCCGCGTCGTCTCCGCCGCGAAAATCGTCGCGTCGAACGAGAAGCAGTTCGACCGCGACCGGTACGCCGGCGTGATGCACCTCTTCATCCTCTGGGGCTTCCTCACCCTCCTCATCGGCACCACCATCCTCGCCATCGACATGGACATCTGGACGAAGGCGCTCGGTCAGCCCTCGTTCTGGACGGGCGACTTCTACATCGCGTACTCGTTCGTGATGGACGCGCTCGGCCTGCTGTTCGTCGTCGGCGTCGGCATGGCGCTCTACCGCCGCTACTGGGCGAAGACCGACCGCCTCTACGGAAAACACACGTCCGCCGAGGACGGCCTCTTCCTCTGGACGCTGTTCGCGCTCGGCGTCGGCGGCTACCTTCAAGAGGGCGTCCGCATCCTCGGGACGAGCGCCACCCGCGACGTCTCCTTCGAGACCGCGAGCTTCGTCGGCTGGTTCACGAAGGACGTCCTCCAGCTCGTCGGCGTCACCCCCGAGATGGCGAGCGCCGCGTACGCGCCGCTCTGGTGGAGTCACGCCCTGCTCGCGCTCGCGTTCATCGCGACGATTCCCTACGCGAAGCCGTTCCACATGATCTCCTCGTTCGCGAACGTGGTCACGCGCGACGAGGACGCCGGCAGCCGCCTCCCCCGGGTTCCCGAGGACGCCAGTCCGGACGAAATCGGCGCCTCCGACATCGACGACTTCTCGTGGAAACAACTACTCGACCACGACGCCTGCACCAAGTGCGGCCGCTGTTCCTCGGTCTGTCCCGCGAAGGCATCGGGTCGGCCGCTCGACCCCCGGGACGTGATTCTCGACCTGAAGAACTACCGCGAGAGCCTCGACAGCGGCGACGGCGAGGAGAAAGCCATCGTCGCGGACGGCGGCACCTCCGTCATCGACTCCTCGACGATGGAGTCCTGCATGAGCTGCATGGCGTGCATGGACGCCTGCCCCGTCGACATCGAGCACGTCACGCAGTTCACGGAGATGAACCGCCGCCTCACCGAGTCCGGCCAGATGGACGAGAACGTCCAGGAGACCATGATGGATCTCTTCCAGAACGGGAACAGCTTCGGCGACCCCGCCCGCAAGCGCCCGGACTGGGTCGAAGACCTCGACTTCGACGTGCCGGACGCCCGCGAACAGGAGGTGGAGTTCCTCTGGTACGTCGGCGACTACCCGAGCTACGACGAGCGGAACAAGAAAGTCGCGCGGTCGCTCGCGCGCATCTTCCACGAGTCGAACGTCTCGTACGGCATCCTCTACGAGGACGAGCAGAACGACGGGAACGACGTGCGCCGTGTCGGCGAGGAAGGCCTCTTCGAGATGCTCGCCGAGGACAACATCGAGGCGTTCGAGTCGTGTGACTACGAGAAAATCGTCACCACCGACCCCCACTCGTACAACACGTTCAGCAACGAGTACGACCAGTTCGGGTTCGAGAACACGGACGCCGTCTACCACTACACGCAGGTCGTCGAGGAACTCGTCACCAACGACCGCCTCGGCCTCTCGGGAACGGAACTCGACGACACCGTCACCTACCACGACCCCTGCCACCTCGGGCGGTACAACGGCGAGTTCGAAGCGCCCCGGGAGGTCATCCGCGCGACCGGCGTCACCCTGGACGAGATGCCGCGCAACCGCGCCAACAGCTTCTGCTGCGGCGGCGGCGGCGGCGGCCTCTGGATGGACTTCGACGAGGAACCCAAGCCGTCCGAGGAGCGCATCCGGGAGGCCCTCGAGGACACCGACGCCGGCTCCGGCGTCGACCGGTTCGTCGTCGCGTGCCCGATGTGTATGACGATGTACGAGGACGGCCGCAAAACGGGAAGCTTCGAAGACCAGATCGAGATCACGGACATCGCGGAACTCGTCGTGGAGGCGCTCGCGGCCCGATAG
- the cobA gene encoding uroporphyrinogen-III C-methyltransferase, producing MTGTVSLVGSGPGDPELLTVKARRLLDEADVVLHDKLPGPDILETVPAAKREDVGKRAGGERTPQSEINERLVELAREGKRVVRLKGGDPFVFGRGGEEMEYLADHGVPFEVVPGVTSPLAAPAVAGIPATHRDFVSSVTLVTGHEDPTKEESSVDWGALAATGGTLVVLMGVGRLPEYTRELREAGMDPETPVALVEKGTRPGQRVATGTLDTIVDVRDEAGIEPPAVTVIGEVARVRERVEAFLDA from the coding sequence ATGACCGGAACGGTGTCCCTCGTCGGAAGCGGCCCCGGCGACCCCGAACTCCTCACCGTGAAGGCCCGCCGCCTGCTGGACGAGGCGGACGTGGTGTTGCACGATAAGCTCCCCGGGCCGGACATTCTGGAGACGGTTCCGGCGGCGAAGCGCGAGGACGTGGGAAAGCGCGCGGGCGGCGAGCGAACGCCCCAATCGGAGATAAACGAACGCCTCGTCGAACTCGCCCGCGAGGGCAAGCGGGTGGTTCGGCTGAAGGGCGGCGATCCGTTCGTGTTCGGGCGGGGTGGCGAGGAGATGGAGTACCTCGCCGACCACGGGGTTCCGTTCGAGGTCGTGCCCGGCGTCACCTCCCCGTTGGCCGCGCCCGCGGTGGCGGGGATTCCCGCGACCCACCGCGACTTCGTGTCGAGCGTCACGCTCGTCACCGGTCACGAGGATCCGACGAAGGAGGAGTCGAGCGTGGACTGGGGTGCGCTCGCCGCCACCGGCGGCACGCTCGTCGTGCTGATGGGCGTCGGAAGACTCCCCGAGTACACCCGGGAGCTCCGCGAGGCGGGAATGGATCCCGAGACGCCCGTCGCGCTCGTCGAGAAGGGGACGCGGCCCGGCCAGCGCGTCGCGACCGGGACGCTCGACACCATCGTCGACGTGCGCGACGAAGCGGGAATCGAACCGCCGGCCGTGACCGTTATCGGCGAGGTGGCGCGCGTCCGCGAGCGCGTGGAGGCGTTCCTCGATGCCTGA
- the hemC gene encoding hydroxymethylbilane synthase: MDKSEPIRLATRGSQLARRQAAEVQAALEDRRYTVELVEVETEGDRITDERIQDLGKTGAFVRALDERVLEGEVDAAVHSMKDVPTDVPDDLVTAAVPRRASAGDVLATVDGESLDELPEGAIVGTSSLRRKAQVLNARPDLTVEPIRGNVDTRLEKLLAPALQEEHERRLDYEKEQQSAEARDQKREGDDIHQDDDREYDRDVEEWFSSLSELERAAMEREEETAYDAVVLARAGLERSGLAYDVSLTDLPTEEHVPAPGQGALAVTALDGEVADAVHTALDHPRSRVETTTERVVLEELGGGCIAPIGVHAFIQGGVVRTHVQVFSEDGSESVVETRELDIDDYAADARELASDLRERGAADLIAEARRE, from the coding sequence ATGGACAAGAGCGAGCCGATTCGGCTGGCGACGCGGGGGTCTCAGCTCGCGCGCCGGCAGGCGGCCGAGGTGCAGGCCGCCCTCGAAGACCGCCGGTACACGGTGGAACTCGTGGAAGTGGAGACCGAGGGCGACCGCATCACGGACGAACGCATCCAGGACCTCGGGAAGACCGGTGCGTTCGTGCGCGCGCTGGACGAGCGCGTTCTGGAGGGAGAGGTGGACGCGGCCGTGCACTCGATGAAGGACGTACCGACCGACGTCCCGGACGACCTCGTGACGGCGGCGGTGCCGCGGCGGGCGAGCGCGGGCGACGTGCTCGCGACCGTCGACGGCGAGAGCCTCGACGAACTGCCGGAGGGCGCAATCGTGGGGACGTCGAGTCTCCGGCGGAAGGCCCAGGTGTTGAACGCGCGCCCCGACCTCACGGTTGAGCCGATTCGCGGGAACGTCGACACCCGGCTGGAGAAACTGCTCGCGCCCGCGCTGCAGGAAGAACACGAGCGCCGACTGGACTACGAGAAGGAACAGCAGTCCGCGGAGGCACGCGACCAGAAACGGGAGGGCGACGACATCCACCAAGACGACGACCGCGAGTACGACCGGGACGTCGAGGAGTGGTTCAGTTCGCTCTCGGAACTCGAACGCGCCGCGATGGAGCGCGAGGAAGAGACGGCGTACGACGCGGTCGTGCTCGCGCGCGCCGGCCTCGAACGCAGCGGACTGGCGTACGACGTGTCGCTCACCGACCTCCCCACTGAGGAACACGTCCCGGCCCCGGGGCAGGGCGCGCTCGCGGTGACAGCGCTCGACGGCGAGGTGGCGGACGCGGTGCACACGGCGCTCGACCACCCGCGCTCGCGGGTAGAGACGACGACTGAACGCGTCGTGCTCGAAGAACTGGGCGGCGGCTGTATCGCTCCGATCGGCGTGCACGCGTTCATCCAAGGCGGCGTCGTTCGCACGCACGTGCAGGTGTTCAGCGAGGACGGCAGCGAGTCCGTCGTGGAGACGCGCGAACTCGACATCGACGACTACGCGGCGGACGCCCGCGAACTCGCGAGTGACCTCCGGGAGCGCGGCGCGGCAGACCTCATCGCGGAGGCGCGCCGGGAATGA
- the hemB gene encoding porphobilinogen synthase, translated as MDITRRPRRLRRDGIRELVSETSLDSSDLVVPVFVDATTDERVPIESMPGHERVPVDESVARVEEAMAAGVEAVMVFGIPESKDERGTRAWAADGVVQRAVRRITQETDAYVITDVCLCEYTEHGHCGVLTSEAREGWEEQPSDGVLEADAEADGRLTVRNDETLDLLAKTAVSHAEAGADMVAPSSMTDGMVRAIREGLDGAGFENLPVMSYAVKYESAFYGPFRDAADGAPAFGDRRHYQMDPANRREAMREARLDVEEGADALMVKPALPYLDIVSDVRREFDHPVAAYNVSGEYAMLHAAAEKGWLDVEETALESLLSVKRAGADLVVTYFAEDVAPVLD; from the coding sequence ATGGACATCACGCGGCGGCCGCGCCGACTGCGGCGGGACGGCATCCGTGAGCTGGTGAGCGAAACGAGTCTGGACAGTTCGGACCTCGTCGTGCCCGTGTTCGTGGACGCGACGACGGACGAGCGCGTGCCCATCGAGTCGATGCCGGGCCACGAGCGCGTGCCCGTCGACGAGTCGGTGGCGCGCGTCGAGGAGGCCATGGCGGCGGGCGTGGAGGCGGTGATGGTGTTCGGCATCCCCGAGTCGAAGGACGAGCGCGGGACGCGGGCGTGGGCCGCGGACGGCGTCGTGCAGCGCGCCGTCCGTCGAATCACGCAGGAGACGGACGCGTACGTCATCACGGACGTGTGCCTCTGTGAGTACACCGAACACGGCCACTGCGGGGTTCTCACGAGCGAAGCGAGAGAGGGCTGGGAAGAGCAGCCCTCTGACGGCGTCTTGGAGGCGGACGCGGAGGCGGACGGTCGGCTGACCGTGCGGAACGACGAGACGCTCGACCTGCTCGCGAAGACGGCGGTGTCGCACGCGGAGGCGGGCGCGGACATGGTCGCGCCGTCCTCGATGACGGACGGCATGGTTCGCGCGATTCGCGAGGGCCTCGACGGCGCGGGCTTCGAGAATCTGCCCGTGATGAGTTACGCCGTGAAGTACGAGAGCGCGTTCTACGGGCCGTTCCGGGACGCCGCGGACGGCGCGCCCGCGTTCGGCGACCGCCGGCACTACCAGATGGATCCCGCGAATCGGCGGGAGGCGATGCGCGAGGCCCGCCTGGACGTGGAGGAGGGCGCGGACGCGCTGATGGTGAAGCCCGCGCTCCCGTATCTCGACATCGTCAGCGACGTGCGCCGCGAGTTCGACCACCCCGTCGCGGCCTACAACGTCAGCGGCGAGTACGCGATGCTGCACGCCGCCGCCGAGAAGGGCTGGCTCGACGTCGAGGAGACGGCGCTCGAAAGCCTGCTCTCCGTCAAGCGCGCCGGCGCGGACCTCGTCGTCACGTACTTCGCGGAGGACGTGGCTCCCGTTCTCGACTGA
- a CDS encoding glutamate-1-semialdehyde 2,1-aminomutase yields MNRDTSRDLYDRALDSLPGGVNSSVRAAPVPYPTFVRSGEDGHVVDADGNRYVDWVMGLGPLLLGHSLPDRVTSAIQSRTADGPMFGMPTELEVEHAEFVTRHVPSVEMVRFVNSGTEATVSAVRLARGYTGRDKVVVMESGYHGAQESTLVERVGPRPTERASGDEPRAVQGQPSSPGIPASFAEHTLPVPFNDPEAAHAVFEEHGDDIAAVLVEPVLANKGIVEPDPGYHETLRDLADDHGALLVWDEVITGFRVGGLQCAQGKYGFDPDLTTFGKIIGGGFPVGAIGGKTEIMNEFTPSGDVFQAGTFSGHPVTMAAGLETLRYAAEEDVYDHVNELGERLRSGLEDVVEDQAPEYSVVGTDSLFKVVFTRDGERPRNGSDVGDASVERWNRVFRPQMQDAGIMLSQNQFESQFVAHGHTEADVERTIEAYADAL; encoded by the coding sequence ATGAACCGCGATACGTCGCGCGACCTCTACGACCGCGCGCTCGACTCGCTCCCGGGCGGCGTGAACTCCTCCGTGCGCGCCGCGCCCGTGCCGTACCCGACGTTCGTCCGGTCGGGCGAGGACGGCCACGTCGTCGACGCGGACGGGAACCGCTACGTGGACTGGGTGATGGGCCTCGGGCCGCTCCTCCTCGGGCACAGCCTCCCCGACCGCGTCACGTCCGCGATCCAGTCACGGACTGCGGACGGCCCGATGTTCGGGATGCCGACCGAACTGGAAGTCGAACACGCGGAGTTCGTGACGCGCCACGTCCCCTCCGTGGAGATGGTTCGGTTCGTGAACTCGGGGACGGAAGCGACTGTCTCGGCCGTGCGCCTCGCGCGCGGCTACACGGGCCGCGACAAGGTCGTTGTGATGGAGTCCGGCTACCACGGCGCGCAGGAATCCACGCTCGTGGAGCGCGTCGGACCACGTCCGACGGAACGCGCGAGCGGCGATGAGCCGCGAGCGGTGCAGGGACAGCCGTCGTCGCCCGGGATTCCGGCGTCGTTCGCGGAGCACACGCTCCCCGTGCCGTTCAACGACCCGGAGGCCGCCCACGCGGTGTTCGAGGAGCACGGCGACGACATCGCCGCGGTGCTCGTGGAGCCGGTTCTCGCGAACAAGGGCATCGTCGAACCCGACCCCGGCTACCACGAGACGCTCCGCGATTTGGCGGACGACCACGGCGCCCTGCTGGTCTGGGACGAGGTCATCACGGGCTTCCGCGTCGGCGGCCTCCAGTGCGCGCAGGGCAAGTACGGCTTCGACCCCGACCTCACGACGTTCGGGAAGATCATCGGCGGGGGGTTCCCGGTCGGCGCAATCGGCGGGAAGACCGAAATCATGAACGAGTTCACGCCGTCGGGCGACGTGTTCCAGGCCGGGACGTTCTCCGGGCATCCGGTGACGATGGCCGCGGGCCTCGAAACCCTCCGGTACGCCGCCGAAGAAGACGTGTACGACCACGTGAACGAACTGGGCGAGCGACTCAGGTCGGGTCTGGAGGACGTGGTCGAAGATCAGGCCCCCGAGTACTCGGTCGTGGGGACGGACAGCCTGTTCAAGGTCGTGTTCACGCGCGACGGCGAACGCCCCCGGAACGGCAGCGATGTCGGTGACGCGAGCGTGGAGCGCTGGAACCGCGTGTTCCGCCCGCAGATGCAGGACGCAGGCATCATGCTCTCGCAGAACCAGTTCGAGAGCCAGTTCGTCGCGCACGGTCACACGGAGGCGGACGTGGAGCGAACCATCGAGGCGTACGCGGACGCGCTCTAG